Within Pseudomonas sp. LBUM920, the genomic segment GCGCGCGGCGGTTGATGCGGGTCAGGCGCTGGCTGAGGGCGTCGAAGGTGGCCTCGTCCACCAGGTCGCGCTTGCTCACCAGCAAGCGGTCGGCAAAACCGATCTGGGCCTGGGCGATGGTCTGGGTCAGGTGGTGTTCGGCGTGGGCCGCGTCCACCAGGATGATGATGCCGTCGAGAAGGTAGCGCTCGCGCAGTTCTTCGTCGATGAAAAAGGTCTGGGCCACCGGCGCCGGGTCGGCCAGGCCGGTGCACTCGATCACCAGGCGGTCGAAGGCAATCTCGCCGCTGTCCAGGCGCTCGAGCAGCAGGTACAGGGCTTTGGTCAGGTCAGTGTGGATGGTGCAGCACACGCAACCGTTGGACAGGGTCATGACCTGCACCGGTTCTGCGCCCAGCAGCTGGGTGTCGATACCGGCGTCACTGAATTCGTTTTCGATCACGGCGATTTTCAGGCCGTGCTCGGCCTTGAGCAGGTGGCGCAGCAAGGTGGTTTTGCCCGCGCCGAGAAAGCCGCTGAGGATGGTGACGGGGATGGGAGAGGACAAAACTATTCTCCTGTTTAATGAAATAACTGAAGGAACACAAAACAAATGTGGGAGCTGGCTTGCCTGCGATGCAGACAACTCGGTCTTTCAGTCAGACCGAGGTGATGCCATCGCAGGCAAGCCAGCTCCCACATAAAGCCCTGCCCCCACAAGGGGACTCGCTAACCCGACAGGCGGGCTAGCAGCACTTGGGCCCACCCTTGCCACCGTAACGGGCTTCCTGGCGTTCCCGGAAGAACGCCTTGTAGTCCATCACCGGTTTGTCCGGGTGTTTGGTTTGCATATGCTCGACGTAGGTGTCGTAGTCGGGCATGCCGACCATCAGGCGCGCGGCCTGACCGAGGTATTTACCGAGGCGACTGATGTCATTGAACATGGTTGCAATCCTCGATTACGCGTCCGGAACCGCCTGGAACGGGGCTTCTTTATCCGTACGTTCTTTGTTGCCCCAGGCGGCGACGCCAACCTTGAGCGCATAGAACAGGATGCTGAACACCACGAACAGGAACAGCGCCGTGAGCGTTGCGTTGGTGTAGGCGTTCCAGATCACGTGTTGCATCTGGTCGATGTTCTTGGCCGGCGCCAGGATCTGGCCGCCTGCCAGGGCATCGCTGTACTTCTTGGCCAGCGACAGGAAGCCGATCGCAGGGTTCGCGTCGAACAGCTTGATGAAGCCCGCCGTGGTGGTGCAGATCAGCAGCCAGACCGCCGGCAGCATGGTCACCCAGATGTAGCGCTGGCGTTTCATTTTGATCAGCACGACCGTGGCGAGCATCAGTGCGATCCCGGCCAGCATCTGGTTGGAAATACCGAACAGCGGCCACAAGGTGTTGATGCCGCCCAGTGGGTCGATCACGCCTTGGTACAGCAGGTAACCCCACATTGCCACGCAACCTGCGGTTGCGATCAGGTTGGCAGTCCAGGATTCGGTACGCTTGAGCGACGGCACGAAGGAGCCGAGCAAGTCCTGGAGCATGAAGCGACCGGCACGGGTACCGGCGTCAACCGCCGTCAGGATGAACAGCGCTTCGAACAGGATCGCAAAGTGGTACCAGAACGCCATGGTGTTTTCACCCGGCAACACACTGTGCAGGATCTGCGCGATACCCACCGCGAGGGTGGGCGCACCGCCGGCACGTGCCAGGATGGTGGTTTCGCCGATGTCATGGGCCACTGCTTGCAGCGCTTCCGGCGTAATCGCAAAACCCCAACTGCTGACGGTTTGTGCCACGGCCATCACATCACCACCGACCACGGCGGCCGGGCTGTTCATGGCGAAGTACACGCCAGGTTCGATCACCGAGGCGGCAACCATTGCCATGATGGCCACGAACGATTCCATCAGCATCGCGCCGTAGCCGATGTAACGGGCGTTGACTTCGTTATCCAGCAACTTGGGCGTGGTGCCCGAGGAAATCAGCGCGTGGAAACCCGAGACCGCGCCACAGGCGATGGTGATGAACAGGAACGGGAACAGGCCGCCCTTCCACACCGGACCGGTGCCGTCGATGAACTGGGTCAGCGCCGGCATTTTCAGCTCTGGCATGGTGACCAGAATGCCGATCGCCAAGGCAATGATGGTGCCGATTTTGAGGAAGGTGGAGAGGTAGTCACGCGGCGCCAGGATCAGCCAAACCGGCAGTACTGCGGCAACGAAGCCGTAGCCGATCAGCATCCAGGTGATTTGGATCCCGGTGAAGGAGAAGGCCTTGGCCCATACCGGGTCAGCGGCAATCTGCCCGCCCAGCCAGATCGAACCGAGCAGCAACAGCACGCCGATCACCGAGATTTCACCAATGCGGCCCGGGCGGATGTAGCGCATGTACACACCCATGAACATCGCAATCGGGATGGTCGCCATTACGGTGAAGATGCCCCATGGGCTTTCGGCCAGGGCTTTGACCACGATCAGCGCCAGCACCGCGAGGATGATGATCATGATCAGGAAGCAACCGAACAACGCGATGGTCCCCGGGATGCGGCCCATCTCTTCGCGAACCATGTCGCCAAGGGAGCGGCCATTACGACGGGTGGACAGGAACAGGACCATGAAGTCTTGCACTGCACCGGCCAGTACCACGCCTGCAATCAGCCACAGGGTGCCGGGCAGGTAGCCCATCTGCGCCGCCAGTACCGGGCCGACCAGCGGGCCTGCACCGGCAATCGCCGCAAAGTGGTGGCCAAAAAGGATGTGCTTGTTGGTCGGCACATAGTCCAGACCGTCATTGTTGAGCACTGCGGGGGTGGCCCGCCGTGGATCGAGTTGCATCACGTTGTTAGCGATGAACAGACTGTAGTAACGGTACGCAACCAGGTAGATGGCCACAGCAGCGACCACAATCCACAAGGCGTTGATCGCCTCGCCGCGGCGCAAGGCCACTACGCCCAAGGCGCACGCTCCTACGATTGCCAGCACCAGCCAGGGTAGGTGGCGTAGCAGGCTATTATTATTTTTCATTTTTATATTCCAGCCAGGGTGGACAGAAAGGACAGCCAGTCCGAGTTTAGCGCTGTTGGCTTTAAAGGCCACCCCCCTACATTGGTCTAGAGCCTTGCCCGGGCAAAAAAAGCACAAATAAAAGCTCGATGATGGCGCAGGGCTACAATCCTTCTATCCACAGAGGATTTGACATGAACGAACAGTCGTCTGATCGACGCCGTTTTCGGCGTATCGCCTTCGATGCACGAACGACCATTGCGCAGAACGGCTGGAATTGGCCGTTGCAACTGGTGGACTTGTCGCTCAAAGGTTTGCTGGTGCAGCGCCCGGATGACTGGCAGGGCAATCGCACGGAGTCGTTCGACGTGGATATCCGCCTTGACCCGCAGGCGCATATAAAGATGCAGGTGAAGCTGGCCCATGACGATCACGGGCAATTGGGGTTTGTGTGCGAGCACATCGACCTGGACTCGATCAGCCATTTACGCCGGCTGATCGAACTGAACCTCGGCGATCAGGAAGAACTTGAGCGCGAACTGGGCGCACTGCTGCAGGTGTGAAGCGTCAGGGAAACGCCGTACGCGCAGGGAATTCGTTTTCTGCGTCCCAGTAGCCCGCCTTCTGACTCGACGTGGCCTGCCATTGCCCGTCGACAAAACGGTAGGTTTCAAACCGGGTGGCAAAATCATCATCGCCGTCACCGTCCATAAATGACGAGACTTGCAACAACTCATCCGCGCCACCTTCGGCGGGCGTTGCGATCTGCCACGCGGCTTTGCCGGTCTGGGCCAGGGTCAATGGCTCGACCTTAGCGTCGGCGCCCTTGTAATTCAGCGGCGTGAGTTGCTGCCGGCTCGGCAGCAGCAGTTGTGTCGCGGGGCCGCTGTAGCTGCCCATCGGCGCGGTTTGATCGATGGTCAAAAAATACACAGGTTCCGGCAGCCCTTTGATGGGGGCCTTCTCCACCTGGGCCAAGGGGTAGCCGAGTTCTTCGCTTGCCAGCACTTCTCCGGACGCCGACAGCAAGCGCAGTCGGGCGTTAAGCAGCGGGTGCTCAACCAGATCACCGGGCTCGTCAAACGAGTCCTCATCCAGGCCATTGCCCCAGCTGTCTTTGTGCAACTGGGCGCTGATGCGCTGGTCTTCCAGTACCTGCAACACGCTGGCGTCTTGCGTTGCCAGCGTCTGCGCCGATCGGTAACCGACCGGCAGCTTGGCCGGCTCGGCCAAAGCGCCCATCGGCAACCCTACCAAGGCCATGAACAGGGCAACGGCTGCCCAGCGATTCGAATTGTGCATTGCACTCATCCCTGACTGATCCATGAATTATTCGAACAGTGCATCCAGCGCCTGCTCCAGGCGGGTTACACCGATCACCTTCAACCCTGCCGGCATTTCCTTGGGCGCGTTGCCCTTGGGCACAATCGCGCGCTTGAAGCCGTGCTTGGCCGCCTCCTTCAGACGCTCCTGGCCGCTCGGCACCGGGCGCACTTCGCCCGACAGGCCAACCTCACCAAACACCAGCAGATCGTGGGGCAACGGTTTATTGCGCAGGCTGGACATCACCGCCGCCATCAACGCCAGGTCGGAGGCGGTTTCCAGCACCTTCACCCCACCGACCACGTTGAGAAACACATCCTGGTCATGGGTGGGAATGCCGCCGTGACGGTGCAACACCGCCAGCAGCATTGCCAGGCGATTCTGGTCCAGGCCAAGGGTCACGCGGCGCGGGTTGGCCAAATGGCTGTCATCCACCAGTGCCTGCACTTCCACCAGCATCGGACGAGTGCCTTCCCACGTCGCCATCACCACGCTGCCTGGGACTTCTTCCTGAGCGCGTGTGAGAAAAATCGCCGAGGGGTTGGAGACTTCTTTAAGCCCACGGTCGGTCATGGCAAACACGCCCAGTTCGTTCACCGCGCCGAAGCGGTTCTTCACCGCCCGCAGCAACCGCAAACGGCCATCGGATTCACCCTCGAAATACAACACGGTGTCGACCATGTGCTCCAGTACCCGCGGGCCGGCCAGCGCACCTTCTTTGGTTACATGGCCGACCAGGAAGATCGCCGTGCCGCTCTGCTTGGCATAACGCACCAGCAGCGCCGCGCTCTCGCGCACTTGGGAGACGCCGCCCGGCGCCGATTGCAGCTGTTCGGTAAAAATCGTCTGGATCGAGTCGATCACCATGACCTTGGGCTTTTCGATGCGCGCCGTGGCGATGATGCTTTCGATGCAGGTTTCGGTCATTACCCGCAGTTGGTCCTGGGGCAAGCCCAGGCGGCGGGCGCGCATCGCCACCTGCTGCTGGGATTCTTCGCCGGTGACGTACAGCGCCGGCATGCGGCTGGCGATGCTGCACAGGGTTTGCAGCAGGATGGTCGACTTGCCGATGCCCGGGTCGCCGCCGATCAGCACCACCGAGCCGTCCACCAGGCCGCCGCCGAGCACGCGGTCGAGCTCACCGGACGCGGTGGAGAAACGCGGGATTTCTTCGACGCTGACTTCCGCCAGGGTCTTGATCTGCGCCTGTTGCCCGGTCCAGCCTGCACGGCCGGTGGGCGCTGCGGCGCCGCCGCTTTCAATCATGGTTTCCGTCAGGGTGTTCCACGCGCCGCACTCGGTGCATTGGCCGGCCCACTTGGGAAAGGTCGCGCCGCACTCTGTGCAGCCGTACATGCGCTTGGCCTTTGCCATTTGAGAACCTCCAACCGAAAAACCGCGATGATAGCTCAGCGCGGCGCCGGGGTCCGGATTTCACCACTGGCCAATCGTGAAGCGCTGTTGCCGATCGGGTCTTCAGCGTTGAGGTCGGCGCCTTTGGCTTTCAACTCATCCAACAACTCGACGCGCTTGAACAACCCGGCGTACATGGCCGCGGTCTGCCCGGCGCCGTTGCGTTGGTCGGGGTTGCAGTCAGTGGCCAGCAGACGCTGGGCGATTTTCAGCTCGCCTTTGAAAATTGCGCCCATCAGGGCGGTGTTGCCGCGTTTGTCTTGCACGCAGGCGTCGGCGCCGGCGCTGAGCAGGCGCTCCACGAAAGGCCCCTGGCCGTGATAGGCGGCGAGGATCAGCGCGGTGTAGCCCTTGTCGTCCTGGGTGTTGAGGCCGTAGCCGGACTCGATGAAGGTGTTGAGCATGTCGATATCGCCACGGCGGGCGGCGTCGAAATAGTAGTCCTGCAACTGCGCCTTGAGCGCGACCGGGTCAGGCGACTCGGCATGGGCGACAAAGGCCAGCATCGCCATCAGTAAACCAATCGAAATACGCATGGGGGTGTTCTCCTGCCAGGGGTCGACGCCCGTGCACGGGCGCCGACCGGAACCAACGTCAGTCAGTGAGTTTTTCTGCCAGCGCTTTCACGCGAGCCAAATCACCCTTGGCGACCTTGGTCACGCCGGTGCCGTACTCCGGGTCGGCCTTGTAGAGGAACGACAGGATGATGTGCTTGCTCTCGTCATCCGTGGTGGCCAGCGAGCCGCCAAAGTTGTCGATCAAGTCCTGACGCTCTTTCTTGTTGTACGAGCGGTACAAGTCGCCAGCCTGCTTGAAGTTCTGCTCACGCTGGATCTTCGCCTGCTGGGTGCTGCCCGACAGCGCCGACTGGCTGTAGCGCGCGGCTTGCGGCTCTTCGCGCGGCAGCAGGCGGCTTGGCTGGTAGTTCACGCCGGTAGTGGTTTTGCCTGCATTCATCGCGCCGTCCTGGTTACCGTTGTTAACGGTTACCCGTGGGGCGTTGATCGGCAGTTGCAGGGCGTTCGGCCCCAGGCGGTACATTTGCGTGTCGGCGTAGGAGAACACCCGGCCTTGCAGCAGGCGGTCTTCAGAGGGCTCGATACCTGGCACCAGGTTGGCCGGCGCCATGGCCACTTGTTCGGTCTCCTGGAAGACATTCGCCGGGTTACGGTTCAGCACCATCTGCCCGACTTTGCGCTCCGGTACGTTCGGCCAGATTTTGGTGGCGTCCAGCGGGTCGAAGTCGAACTTGGCCAGGTCCTCAGGCTTGAGGACTTGCACGTACAGGTCCCACTTGGGGAAGTCACCCTTGTTGATGTGGGTAACCAAGTCGTGGGTCATGTGGCTGTAGTCACGCCCTTGCACTTCGGTGACTTGCTTGGGGTCAAGGTTGTTGATGCCCTGCAGGCTCTTCCAGTGGAACTTGACGTAGTGCACTTCGCCCTTGGCGTTAATCAACTTGTAGGCATGTACGCCGTTGCCGTCCATTTCCCGATAACTGGCCGGGGTGCCGGCGTCGGAGTACAACTCGGTGAGTGTACGAGTGGACTCTGGAACATGGGAGAAGAAGTCGAAACGGCGGGAGTCGTCGTCCAGGTTAGTGCGCGGGTCGGGTTTGAACGCATGAACCATGTCCGGGAACTTGATGGCGTCGCGAATAAAGAAAGTCGGGAAGTTATTGCCGACCAGGTCCCAGTTACCTTCGGCGGTATAGAACTTGGTGGCAAAGCCGCGTGGGTCGCGCAGGGTTTCCGGAGAGTGGTTGCCGTGCACCACGGCCGAGAAGCGCACGAACACGGGCGTGGCCTCGCCTGCGGCGAACACTTTGGCCTTGGTCAGGTCGCTGAGGTCGTCAGTGACGGTGAAGGTGCCGTGGGCGCCGGTGCCACGGGCATGCACCACGCGCTCCGGAATGCGCTCACGGTCAAAGCGTTGCAGTTTTTGAATCAGTTGCACGTCTTGCAACAGCACCGGGCCATTGGCGCCGGCCGTTTGCGAGTTCTGGTTGTCGCCCACCGCCGCGCCGTTATCGCGGGTCAGGTTAGCAGCGTGTACGGAGAGTGAAAGCAGGCTGGCGCTCGCCAGTATCAGCGCGTGTCGCGCGATAACCGGGCGGCGCTTGATTGGATTCTTCATCGAGGTTTCCTCTGGTTTTTCTAGTGCACATTCAGTTGTGCTTGCCAGAGGCTAGTGACCCGCGACGCAGAAGATAAATAGAAAAACCCCACCGGGACGATTAAGAAAATACGGTGGTAAGCCACTGAAATAGCGAGTATTTCGCGCGCGATTGGTGGCACTTTGCAAACTATTTGCGTTTTAATGTGTCGATAAAAGCTGACAGTGTTAACGGTTGTGTCGCGCAAGCCCTCTACGACTGACTTACACTGACCTCCACCCTTCTCATCTGTAACAAGGAATAACCTATGGGCGTGATCAGTGAGTTCAAGGCCTTCGCGGTCAAAGGCAATGTGGTCGATATGGCCGTCGGTATCATCATCGGCGCCGCATTCGGCAAAATTGTTTCCTCGTTTGTAGGCGACGTCGTAATGCCGCCTCTCGGTCTGCTGATCGGTGGTGTGGACTTCGGCGATTTGGCAATAACACTCAAGGCCGCTCAGGGCAACGTCCCTGCGGTGGTGTTGGCCTACGGCAAGTTTATCCAGAGCGTGGTCGACTTCCTGATCGTCGCGTTTGCAATCTTCATGGGCGTGAAGGCGATCAACCGCCTGAAACGTGAAGAGGCTGTGGCCCCAAGCTTGCCGCCGACCCCGACCAAGGAAGAGGTGTTGCTGGGCGAGATCCGCGATCTGCTCAAGGCACAAAACGACAAGCCGCTTTAACCGGCACTGTTTTGGCCAAAAAGGCGCCTGTTGCAGGCGCCTTTTTTATGCGCCGTACTACCAGTAATTCTCTACTGCCACCTGGCCTGGGCGACGGCTCAGGCTCAGTTGCATGTCGCGTTGCTTGAGCAATTGGCGCGTGTCGTCGACCATCTGCGGATTGCCGCAAATCAGCACGCGGGAGTGCTCCGGGGTCAACTCGACGCCGGCCGCGCGCTCCAGTTCGCCATTCTCGATCAAGGTGGTGATGCGACCATTCAGGGCGCCAGGGTGTTGCTCACGGGTGACGGTGGGGATGTAGACCAGCTTGTGCGCATACTCGGCCAGGTACTCACGCTCGCCCAACGCGTGGATCAGTTCCTGATACGCAAGCTCCTTGGCCTCGCGGGCGCTGTACACCAGGACAATGCGCTCGAATTTCTCCCAGACCTCGAAGTCCTGCAGGATCGACAGGAACGGCGCCACGCCTGTGCCAGTGCCCAGCAGCCACAAATCTCGCCCGTCCACAAATCGGTTCAGCGTCAGAAAGCCTGTGGCCTGGCGCTCGACCATCAAGGTGTCGCCCACTTGCAGGCGGCTCAATTGACTGGTGAACTCGCCGCCCGGAACGACAATGGAGAAGAAGTCGAGGTGCTCGTCAAACGGTGAGGACACGATCGAATAAGCGCGCCAGACGGTGCTGCCATCCGCCTTGT encodes:
- the yjiA gene encoding GTPase, with translation MSSPIPVTILSGFLGAGKTTLLRHLLKAEHGLKIAVIENEFSDAGIDTQLLGAEPVQVMTLSNGCVCCTIHTDLTKALYLLLERLDSGEIAFDRLVIECTGLADPAPVAQTFFIDEELRERYLLDGIIILVDAAHAEHHLTQTIAQAQIGFADRLLVSKRDLVDEATFDALSQRLTRINRRAPIRVVDHGAIDLAELLDVRGFNLNAGMSLRPVSAAPAIDRISSLVLRTDQPLDIDRLSEFMNELLEDHGKQLLRYKGVLNIAGEDRRMVFQGVLKLYGFDWDTEWAEGEARESVIVFIADELPEDKIREGFAKVYQ
- a CDS encoding YbdD/YjiX family protein — protein: MFNDISRLGKYLGQAARLMVGMPDYDTYVEHMQTKHPDKPVMDYKAFFRERQEARYGGKGGPKCC
- a CDS encoding carbon starvation CstA family protein; translated protein: MKNNNSLLRHLPWLVLAIVGACALGVVALRRGEAINALWIVVAAVAIYLVAYRYYSLFIANNVMQLDPRRATPAVLNNDGLDYVPTNKHILFGHHFAAIAGAGPLVGPVLAAQMGYLPGTLWLIAGVVLAGAVQDFMVLFLSTRRNGRSLGDMVREEMGRIPGTIALFGCFLIMIIILAVLALIVVKALAESPWGIFTVMATIPIAMFMGVYMRYIRPGRIGEISVIGVLLLLGSIWLGGQIAADPVWAKAFSFTGIQITWMLIGYGFVAAVLPVWLILAPRDYLSTFLKIGTIIALAIGILVTMPELKMPALTQFIDGTGPVWKGGLFPFLFITIACGAVSGFHALISSGTTPKLLDNEVNARYIGYGAMLMESFVAIMAMVAASVIEPGVYFAMNSPAAVVGGDVMAVAQTVSSWGFAITPEALQAVAHDIGETTILARAGGAPTLAVGIAQILHSVLPGENTMAFWYHFAILFEALFILTAVDAGTRAGRFMLQDLLGSFVPSLKRTESWTANLIATAGCVAMWGYLLYQGVIDPLGGINTLWPLFGISNQMLAGIALMLATVVLIKMKRQRYIWVTMLPAVWLLICTTTAGFIKLFDANPAIGFLSLAKKYSDALAGGQILAPAKNIDQMQHVIWNAYTNATLTALFLFVVFSILFYALKVGVAAWGNKERTDKEAPFQAVPDA
- a CDS encoding PilZ domain-containing protein, with product MNEQSSDRRRFRRIAFDARTTIAQNGWNWPLQLVDLSLKGLLVQRPDDWQGNRTESFDVDIRLDPQAHIKMQVKLAHDDHGQLGFVCEHIDLDSISHLRRLIELNLGDQEELERELGALLQV
- the radA gene encoding DNA repair protein RadA encodes the protein MAKAKRMYGCTECGATFPKWAGQCTECGAWNTLTETMIESGGAAAPTGRAGWTGQQAQIKTLAEVSVEEIPRFSTASGELDRVLGGGLVDGSVVLIGGDPGIGKSTILLQTLCSIASRMPALYVTGEESQQQVAMRARRLGLPQDQLRVMTETCIESIIATARIEKPKVMVIDSIQTIFTEQLQSAPGGVSQVRESAALLVRYAKQSGTAIFLVGHVTKEGALAGPRVLEHMVDTVLYFEGESDGRLRLLRAVKNRFGAVNELGVFAMTDRGLKEVSNPSAIFLTRAQEEVPGSVVMATWEGTRPMLVEVQALVDDSHLANPRRVTLGLDQNRLAMLLAVLHRHGGIPTHDQDVFLNVVGGVKVLETASDLALMAAVMSSLRNKPLPHDLLVFGEVGLSGEVRPVPSGQERLKEAAKHGFKRAIVPKGNAPKEMPAGLKVIGVTRLEQALDALFE
- a CDS encoding ankyrin repeat domain-containing protein, which codes for MRISIGLLMAMLAFVAHAESPDPVALKAQLQDYYFDAARRGDIDMLNTFIESGYGLNTQDDKGYTALILAAYHGQGPFVERLLSAGADACVQDKRGNTALMGAIFKGELKIAQRLLATDCNPDQRNGAGQTAAMYAGLFKRVELLDELKAKGADLNAEDPIGNSASRLASGEIRTPAPR
- the katB gene encoding catalase KatB, which codes for MKNPIKRRPVIARHALILASASLLSLSVHAANLTRDNGAAVGDNQNSQTAGANGPVLLQDVQLIQKLQRFDRERIPERVVHARGTGAHGTFTVTDDLSDLTKAKVFAAGEATPVFVRFSAVVHGNHSPETLRDPRGFATKFYTAEGNWDLVGNNFPTFFIRDAIKFPDMVHAFKPDPRTNLDDDSRRFDFFSHVPESTRTLTELYSDAGTPASYREMDGNGVHAYKLINAKGEVHYVKFHWKSLQGINNLDPKQVTEVQGRDYSHMTHDLVTHINKGDFPKWDLYVQVLKPEDLAKFDFDPLDATKIWPNVPERKVGQMVLNRNPANVFQETEQVAMAPANLVPGIEPSEDRLLQGRVFSYADTQMYRLGPNALQLPINAPRVTVNNGNQDGAMNAGKTTTGVNYQPSRLLPREEPQAARYSQSALSGSTQQAKIQREQNFKQAGDLYRSYNKKERQDLIDNFGGSLATTDDESKHIILSFLYKADPEYGTGVTKVAKGDLARVKALAEKLTD
- the mscL gene encoding large-conductance mechanosensitive channel protein MscL, with protein sequence MGVISEFKAFAVKGNVVDMAVGIIIGAAFGKIVSSFVGDVVMPPLGLLIGGVDFGDLAITLKAAQGNVPAVVLAYGKFIQSVVDFLIVAFAIFMGVKAINRLKREEAVAPSLPPTPTKEEVLLGEIRDLLKAQNDKPL
- a CDS encoding ferredoxin--NADP reductase, with protein sequence MTASAEKFTRQTLLDVQSLTPSLFTLRTTRDPGFRFTAGQFVRLGVNKADGSTVWRAYSIVSSPFDEHLDFFSIVVPGGEFTSQLSRLQVGDTLMVERQATGFLTLNRFVDGRDLWLLGTGTGVAPFLSILQDFEVWEKFERIVLVYSAREAKELAYQELIHALGEREYLAEYAHKLVYIPTVTREQHPGALNGRITTLIENGELERAAGVELTPEHSRVLICGNPQMVDDTRQLLKQRDMQLSLSRRPGQVAVENYW